The Brachyspira hyodysenteriae ATCC 27164 genome includes a window with the following:
- a CDS encoding lytic transglycosylase domain-containing protein: MKRIVIILVLFLCNLNLETHSLNINDYSFPSNDWVTLIKDVSNHYSQDFWFIKDVFDVCSNYDVDPLLMVALIKVESSFIPTALSRKNAYGYCQITPIANKDVDPKLNRYDPRDNIVLGVRFIDKILDKFDGDIVKSLRYYNAGNAYDIYGESYAEKIKYEYDTMVSLYVKENSSYGAIYRKEIF; the protein is encoded by the coding sequence ATGAAAAGAATAGTTATAATATTAGTTTTATTTCTTTGCAATCTCAATCTTGAGACGCATAGTTTGAACATCAATGATTACTCCTTTCCATCTAATGATTGGGTAACATTAATTAAGGATGTATCTAATCATTATAGTCAGGATTTTTGGTTCATAAAAGATGTTTTCGATGTTTGCAGTAATTATGATGTTGATCCGCTATTAATGGTGGCTCTAATTAAAGTTGAAAGCAGCTTCATACCTACAGCACTTTCAAGAAAAAATGCTTACGGATACTGCCAAATAACACCTATTGCAAATAAGGATGTTGATCCTAAATTAAATAGGTATGATCCTAGAGATAATATTGTGCTTGGTGTAAGATTCATAGATAAAATTTTGGATAAATTCGACGGTGATATTGTGAAGTCTCTTAGATATTATAATGCAGGCAATGCTTATGATATATACGGCGAATCTTATGCAGAGAAAATAAAATATGAATATGATACTATGGTAAGTCTTTATGTGAAAGAAAATAGTTCATATGGTGCTATATATAGAAAAGAAATATTTTAA
- the dapF gene encoding diaminopimelate epimerase, with translation MDLSFTKMHGTGNDYIYINCFKEKFTVEDAIKYSPILSHRHYSIGADGIILIMPSDKADVQMRMFNYDGSESEMCGNGIRCVAKYAYDRGISKNNPMKIETLRGILEAELFLKDEEVDTVEISMSSPILEGLKIPTTIDKTPIINEPIIFNDKTYYFTAVSMGNPHAVIFVNDLHNMDISSIGSYMENNSIFPNRTNVEFVEIINRGEVKQRTWERGSGETLACGTGASAVCVAGFISGRTDNIILNHLLGGDLILRYENDNVFMKGEARYCFEGTITL, from the coding sequence ATTTACTAAAATGCATGGCACAGGAAACGATTATATATACATAAATTGTTTCAAAGAAAAATTTACAGTTGAAGATGCTATTAAATATTCTCCTATATTAAGTCATAGGCATTACTCTATAGGTGCAGATGGTATAATACTTATAATGCCGAGTGATAAAGCTGATGTACAGATGAGAATGTTTAATTATGACGGAAGCGAATCTGAAATGTGCGGTAATGGTATAAGATGCGTTGCTAAATATGCTTATGATAGGGGGATTAGTAAAAATAATCCTATGAAAATAGAAACTTTAAGAGGTATATTGGAGGCAGAATTATTTTTAAAAGATGAAGAGGTTGATACTGTAGAGATTAGTATGAGTTCTCCGATATTAGAAGGGCTTAAAATACCTACTACCATAGATAAAACCCCTATTATTAATGAGCCTATAATATTTAATGATAAAACTTATTATTTTACAGCAGTATCTATGGGTAATCCGCATGCTGTAATATTTGTAAATGATCTTCATAATATGGATATTAGTTCTATAGGAAGTTATATGGAAAATAATAGCATATTTCCAAATAGAACTAATGTAGAATTTGTAGAGATAATAAATAGGGGAGAGGTGAAGCAAAGAACTTGGGAGAGAGGAAGCGGAGAAACTCTAGCCTGCGGTACAGGTGCTTCGGCTGTATGTGTTGCTGGTTTTATAAGCGGAAGAACTGATAATATTATACTTAATCATCTTTTAGGCGGTGATTTGATTTTAAGATATGAAAATGATAATGTTTTTATGAAGGGTGAAGCAAGATATTGTTTTGAAGGAACTATTACATTATAG